Proteins encoded in a region of the Balneola sp. genome:
- a CDS encoding ABC transporter ATP-binding protein, whose translation MKLTLSNISKTYKNGVRALDNVSVEIEAGMFGLLGPNGAGKSTLMRTVATLQEPDSGTAFLDDLDILNNQIELRKVLGYLPQSFGVYPKMSAEDLLDYFAKLKGISSKAERNKIVHAALEVTNLFEVRRKNVAGYSGGMKQRFGIAQLLLNNPKLIIVDEPTAGLDPAERNRFLNVLREIGTNNIVIFSTHIVDDVKELCTDMAIMNGGKILAHQTPEESTKQLEGQIWTKNIQREELETHEASFNVISSNFNQDNSLNIRVHNLTKPDESFSAKKPELEDVYFVTLHQDQQTVEAGA comes from the coding sequence ATGAAACTGACTTTATCTAACATTTCGAAAACCTATAAAAATGGGGTAAGAGCCCTTGATAATGTTTCCGTGGAAATAGAAGCAGGAATGTTTGGATTACTTGGGCCAAATGGTGCAGGTAAATCTACCCTAATGAGAACGGTAGCTACTCTCCAGGAGCCAGATTCCGGCACTGCTTTTTTGGATGATTTGGATATCCTCAACAATCAGATTGAACTTCGTAAAGTACTAGGCTATTTACCTCAATCTTTTGGTGTCTATCCCAAGATGAGCGCTGAGGACTTATTGGACTATTTTGCCAAACTGAAGGGAATTTCCAGTAAAGCTGAACGAAATAAAATTGTTCACGCAGCGCTTGAGGTAACCAATCTTTTTGAAGTAAGAAGAAAAAATGTAGCGGGTTATTCCGGGGGGATGAAACAGCGCTTTGGAATCGCTCAACTCTTATTGAATAACCCAAAGCTCATTATCGTGGATGAACCTACCGCTGGTCTTGACCCCGCTGAACGAAATCGCTTTTTGAATGTACTCCGGGAAATTGGAACCAATAATATTGTGATTTTCTCTACCCATATTGTGGATGACGTGAAAGAACTCTGTACTGATATGGCCATTATGAACGGGGGTAAAATCCTGGCTCATCAAACGCCGGAAGAATCTACTAAACAACTGGAAGGTCAAATCTGGACAAAGAATATCCAACGGGAAGAACTGGAAACCCATGAAGCTTCTTTTAATGTGATCTCTTCCAACTTCAACCAGGATAACAGCCTTAACATCCGGGTACACAACCTAACCAAACCTGACGAAAGCTTTTCTGCAAAAAAACCTGAGCTAGAAGATGTCTACTTTGTCACTCTTCACCAGGATCAACAAACCGTTGAAGCAGGAGCTTAA
- a CDS encoding DUF2911 domain-containing protein → MKGTIYFTLLLGLLVTDLANAQSVRKSQKGTVSQQIAQTMISIEYHRPVARGRVLFGDEGIVNYDKVWMPGANEATTIEFSEDVSINGSELKKGKYSVWTIPGETEWTVIFSNQWDAWHSRYPEGEDELRITAIPEEGVHMEVLAFYFPEVTEDSAILRFHWGSTVIPLVIRL, encoded by the coding sequence ATGAAAGGCACCATTTATTTTACTCTTTTACTAGGGCTATTAGTAACTGATCTTGCTAATGCCCAATCAGTGCGGAAAAGCCAGAAAGGAACCGTTTCTCAGCAAATTGCTCAAACTATGATAAGTATTGAGTATCACCGCCCGGTAGCACGAGGAAGAGTACTATTTGGTGATGAAGGCATTGTGAACTATGACAAGGTTTGGATGCCCGGCGCTAACGAAGCTACTACCATTGAGTTTTCAGAAGATGTTTCCATAAATGGAAGCGAACTGAAGAAAGGAAAGTACAGTGTATGGACTATCCCAGGAGAAACCGAATGGACGGTGATCTTTAGTAATCAGTGGGATGCCTGGCACAGCAGATACCCGGAAGGTGAAGACGAATTAAGAATTACTGCTATTCCTGAAGAAGGAGTTCATATGGAAGTGCTGGCTTTTTACTTTCCGGAAGTAACCGAAGATTCAGCGATATTGAGGTTTCATTGGGGAAGCACGGTAATTCCTTTAGTTATTAGACTATAA
- a CDS encoding sugar phosphate isomerase/epimerase, whose protein sequence is MKTIKGPAIFLAQFMDDVEPFNNLKSICEWAAGLGYKAVQIPSWDGRVIDLEKAGTSKDYCDEIKGVVNEAGLEISELSTHLQGQLVAVHPAFDTMFDAFAPDNLQGKPNERTEWAKQQVKYAATASKHLGINVMASFSGALAWPFVYPWPQRPAGLVENAFEELAKRWMPILDHCKEEGVEVCYEIHPGEDLHDGVTFERFLEATGNHSSVKMLYDPSHYVLQQLDYLQHIDFYHEYIRMFHVKDAEFNPTGKSGVYGGYQGWADRPGRFRSLGDGQIDFAAIFSKLSQYGYDGWAVMEWECCIKSPEQGAEEGAPFIQAHIIKVTEKAFDDFAGGEVDEATNRKILGID, encoded by the coding sequence ATGAAGACAATCAAAGGACCAGCAATTTTTTTGGCGCAATTCATGGATGACGTTGAGCCCTTCAATAATTTAAAAAGCATATGTGAATGGGCAGCAGGGTTGGGATATAAAGCGGTTCAAATTCCAAGTTGGGACGGTCGGGTAATCGATCTTGAAAAAGCCGGAACCAGTAAAGATTATTGCGATGAAATAAAAGGTGTTGTAAATGAAGCAGGGCTGGAAATCTCCGAACTTTCTACGCATTTACAGGGGCAATTAGTAGCTGTTCATCCCGCCTTTGATACCATGTTTGATGCCTTTGCTCCCGACAATCTTCAGGGGAAACCCAATGAGCGAACTGAATGGGCAAAGCAGCAAGTGAAGTACGCCGCAACTGCAAGTAAACATCTTGGTATAAATGTAATGGCGAGCTTTTCGGGAGCGTTGGCCTGGCCCTTTGTGTATCCGTGGCCACAACGCCCGGCTGGTCTGGTTGAAAATGCTTTTGAAGAATTAGCAAAACGATGGATGCCAATTCTTGATCATTGTAAGGAGGAAGGTGTAGAGGTATGCTATGAAATTCATCCGGGAGAAGATTTGCACGATGGCGTGACATTCGAGCGGTTCCTGGAAGCTACCGGAAATCATAGTTCGGTTAAGATGTTGTATGATCCGAGCCATTATGTGCTTCAGCAACTGGATTATCTCCAGCATATCGACTTTTATCATGAGTACATCCGCATGTTCCACGTTAAGGATGCCGAGTTCAATCCCACAGGTAAATCGGGAGTGTATGGGGGATATCAGGGATGGGCGGATCGGCCTGGCCGATTCCGTTCGCTAGGAGATGGACAAATTGACTTCGCAGCCATTTTCTCCAAATTAAGTCAGTATGGGTATGACGGCTGGGCGGTAATGGAATGGGAATGCTGTATCAAATCACCAGAGCAAGGAGCAGAAGAAGGAGCTCCATTCATTCAAGCCCATATTATTAAAGTAACCGAAAAAGCCTTTGATGATTTTGCTGGCGGCGAAGTGGATGAAGCTACAAATCGTAAGATTTTGGGGATTGATTAA